A DNA window from Danio aesculapii chromosome 1, fDanAes4.1, whole genome shotgun sequence contains the following coding sequences:
- the LOC130234064 gene encoding growth hormone receptor-like gives MLCLLLVALHWTTVSAALQPSTRAAIAAAVTRHEDGRRPYIYRCRSPNMEVFSCWWHPVEKQNNVSYTLLYSTGSEQAPQECPDYVSAGPNSCFFDAKHTQVWKVYCMNVTAHTRAGPIISQRHCLDVADIVEPDPPFNLTYTLLNDSTCGSSCSVLLSWMYPIAAEVNQGWITLVYELRYRNLLQPNTWKVKERLRERQVELFDLPVGSYECVVRCRSTNSKHWSEWSQPINFTVSGRPVSDRMLVFIFMATVAVMTFLIIACGIVPQGQEVRHHLRIKAFFLPPIPKPRILGLEPTLLKKGKMEEIDHHFSSFHGYTPPQYSMETWYAVSVDACPLAPSNGIQNKPEEALFSQYITSVDALPPVPYCCTGPTPYCEGPPSADPDSAQPELMSFTGMDYSVIVNSTPKQPLSHDFYTCVNGVTSSGALNLVPCRPDTQLSKGYVQFRESLEEEAEKNSQLVALLEKQREAGPDGEASRAATPLLPPTD, from the exons ATGCTGTGTTTGCTGCTCGTGGCTCTGCACTGGACGACAGTGAGCGCAGCGCTGCAACCGTCCACACGCGCAGCCATCGCCGCCGCCGTCACACGACATGAAG ATGGCAGGAGGCCGTACATCTACCGATGCCGCTCGCCCAACATGGAGGTGTTCAGCTGCTGGTGGCACCCGGTGGAGAAGCAGAATAACGTGAGCTACACGCTACTGTACAGCACCGG cagTGAGCAAGCTCCACAAGAGTGTCCGGATTACGTGAGCGCAGGCCCCAACAGCTGCTTCTTTGACGCCAAACACACTCAGGTCTGGAAGGTGTACTGCATGAACGTGACGGCACACACTCGCGCCGGGCCCATCATCTCACAGAGACACTGCCTGGACGTGGCTGATATAG TGGAGCCCGACCCACCCTTCAACCTGACCTACACCCTGCTGAATGACTCCACCTGCGGGTCGTCCTGCTCCGTCCTGCTGTCCTGGATGTACCCCATCGCTGCAGAGGTGAACCAGGGCTGGATCACGCTGGTGTACGAGCTGCGGTACCGAAACCTGCTGCAGCCAAACACctggaag gtgAAGGAGCGTCTGCGGGAGCGGCAGGTGGAGCTGTTTGATCTGCCGGTGGGTTCATATGAGTGTGTGGTGCGCTGCCGATCCACCAACAGCAAACACTGGAGCGAGTGGAGCCAACCCATCAACTTTACTGTCAGCGGCAGACCTGTGTCtg ATCGGATGTTGGTCTTCATCTTCATGGCCACTGTGGCCGTCATGACCTTCCTCATCATCGCCTGCGGCATCGTCCCTCAGGGGCAAGAGGTCAGACATCACCT caGGATTAAAGCGTTTTTCCTGCCACCGATTCCCAAACCGCGCATTCTAGGACTTGAGCCCACACTGCTGAAG AAGGGGAAGATGGAGGAGATCGATCATCATTTCTCCAGTTTCCACGGATACACGCCGCCGCAGTACAGCATGGAGACGTGGTACGCGGTGAGTGTGGACGCGTGTCCGCTGGCGCCTTCCAATGGCATCCAGAATAAACCAGAGGAGGCGCTGTTCTCCCAGTACATCACCAGTGTGGACGCTCTGCCGCCTGTCCCGTACTGCTGCACTGGCCCCACCCCCTACTGTGAGGGACCGCCTTCTGCAGACCCTGACTCCGCCCAGCCAGAGCTCATGTCCTTCACCGGTATGGATTACAGTGTGATTGTAAACTCCACCCCCAAGCAGCCTCTGTCACATGACTTCTACACGTGTGTGAACGGCGTGACGTCCAGCGGCGCGCTCAACCTGGTGCCCTGCCGGCCTGACACGCAGCTCAGCAAGGGCTATGTGCAGTTCAGGGAAAGCCTGGAGGAGGAAGCTGAGAAAAACAGCCAGCTGGTGGCGCTGTTGGAGAAGCAGAGGGAGGCGGGGCCTGATGGAGAGGCCAGCAGAGCGGCCACGCCCCTGCTCCCGCCCACAGACTGA